The Pristiophorus japonicus isolate sPriJap1 chromosome 3, sPriJap1.hap1, whole genome shotgun sequence genome has a segment encoding these proteins:
- the LOC139260155 gene encoding gamma-glutamyl hydrolase-like: MDNSHCTLAARNPLTQVESLNDRPVIGILAQHTVDELTEVAKSYVAASYVKYLESAGSRVAVIRLYLSESEYEKIFYSINGILLPGGAVDLEKSEFARVSSIFYRLALKACDRGDYFPIWGTCLGHQVLTALTAGENLLSRTDTSNVALTLDFTDETKSSQIFKDFSPEMMKVLSEKPLTGHFHKFSVTVQAFETNEKLRSFYRLVSTNRDRQGVPFVSTIEALVYPIYGTQWHPEANRFLWKESLEAPHCAHGVRLSYLLAEFFVNEARKSLHRFETKKEEESALIESHQPVFLGDKSSFRTVYFFD; this comes from the exons GGATCCTAGCACAGCACACGGTGGATGAGCTGACTGAGGTGGCCAAGTCCTATGTGGCCGCTTCCTATGTGAAGTACCTGGAGTCCGCCGGCAGTAGGGTGGCAGTGATCAG GTTATATCTCAGTGAGTCTGAGTATGAAAAGATATTTTATTCAATAAATGG gATCCTGCTGCCAGGAGGAGCTGTGGACTTGGAGAAGTCGGAGTTTGCCCGAGTCTCCAGCATCTTCTACCGCCTGGCACTGAAG GCGTGTGACCGGGGCGACTATTTCCCCATCTGGGGCACGTGTTTGGGACACCAGGTCCTGACGGCCCTGACAGCCGGTGAGAATCTCCTGAGCAGGACCGACACTTCCAACGTGGCACTGACCCTGGACTTCACCGACG AAACAAAATCAAGTCAAATATTTAAAGACTTCTCCCCagagatgatgaaagttttatccgAGAAACCACTGACCGGGCATTTCCACAAGTTCAGCGTCACTGTGCAA GCCTTTGAAACCAACGAGAAATTGCGGTCGTTCTACAGACTGGTGTCCACCAACAGGGACCGGCAGGGTGTCCCCTTCGTCTCAACAATAGAAG CCTTGGTCTATCCGATCTACGGCACCCAGTGGCACCCTGAAGCAAACCGCTTTCTGTGGAAGGAGAGTCTAGAAGCTCCGCACTGCGCCCATGGAGTCCGGCTGTCCTACCTATTGGCCGAATTCTTCGTAAATGAAG CCAGAAAAAGCCTTCACCGGTTTGAGACGAAGAAAGAGGAAGAATCCGCCCTGATCGAGAGTCACCAGCCGGTGTTCCTGGGCGACAAAAGCTCCTTCAGGACCGTCTACTTTTTCGATTAG